The window ATGTCAAAGGCTTTCTAAAAATCCTAAGTCGTGAATATGATCTTGATTTCACCCTTTTTCTTGAAGAATACAATGCCTTTTTAAATGAAAGCGAGACGAATGAAGATAAGGTGATTTCTCAGCAAAGTGGCGTTCCACCAAAGCTTGATGCTTATTCACACAAATCATCAAGCTTTTGGATATGGTTTTTAGCTCTTATCATCATCGTCGCACTTGGCTGGTTTATCTATCAATACGGCTGGTTTAAATTTGGCACAAGTAGCGAGCAAATTACGCAAAACTCAAGCTCTTCTGTGGTGCAAATCATCGATGAAGCACAAAATAATGTCAAAAACACAGATAGCAAAGAAGTAAGCTTAAATGAAAGCGAAAGCGAGCAAAACACAAGCGAAGAAAATACCGAAACAAAAAGCAGAACAAACGAGCAAGAAAAAAGCGAACAAAACACAAGCTCAAATAATGAAACTTCAAGTATCAACTTACAAAATACCGCTCAAACTCAGCCCATTGTTAATGAAAATGTAAGTCAAAAAGAAGCGATTTTTAGCACTTCTGGTAAGGTTTGGGTTGGCTTTATCGATCTTGACTCAAATTCAAAAAGCGCTGTAGTCACAGAAAATAATTTCTCAGTTGATCTTAATAAAAACCAACTCCTTTTAATCGGAGCAACCGCACTAACGCTTATTGATGATGAAGGCAAGGAGCAAAAATTTCCAGCTGGCACTTCAAAACGTTTTTTGGTACAAAATGGTAAGATTAAAAGTATTTCTTTGGCTGAATTTATGAGCCATAACAGGGGTAAAGAATGGTAAGGTTGTTTGCAAAAGTTTTGATTTTAGGTATGCTTCTTAGCACAAAGGTATTTGCTATAAGTAGCTTAGAGCTTGCTCAAAATATCATAGCAAATCCAAATTTAGAGGCAAAATTAAAGCTTTTGTTTGAAGGCAGGGATTATACTGATGAAAATGGTTATGCAAATTTAAGCGAAATTTCAAGGATACTCAAAACAAATTCCTTGCTTAGTCTTACTTTAGCCAGCTCACAAAGCCTTGAGTTAAGCTTTAAGAGCAAGGCTTCAAACATCTTGTTTTTAAAGATTGTTAATGATGCTTTAAATCAAGCAGGTTTTGTGTATTTTACTCCTATACAGCTTGATTTAAGCACTGATATTAGCACTTATAAACTTCGCGTTGAGTCAAGATATATCCTTGATCCGGGCAGTTTTTATATGATTTTAAAACAAAATTTCGTTTTTATAGAAAATGTCCGCAAAACAGGAGCTTATAGCTATGAATATAGCCTTGATTTTTCAAGGGCAAAACTCAGCACAAATACAAATGTTATGCTTAATCAAAGCACAAAATTAGGACGCCCTTTGAAAGATTATATAATCGATCTTAAAGGAGCAAACACGATAAGTCTTAAAGCAAGTCCTGCTGATACTTGGTTTCCTAAGATCATCTTTGTAGATAAAGATTTAAAGCTCATCGAAAATTTAGAAAGTCAAGAAAAAAATAATAATTTTTCAAGCTCCATACCTTCAAATGCTGTTTATGCGATCGTTGGAGATTCTTATAATTTAGACAATATACGTAGAGGACTTGAAATTTATCTTTCAAAATAAAGGAGAAGACTATGTTTGAAGAAATTCGCTTTAATACCATAGAAAGGCTGCCAAATTATGTTTTTGCAGAAGTCAATGCCATCAAAATGGCAGCGCGTAGAGCCGGAGAAGACATCATAGACTTTTCCATGGGTAATCCAGACGGCAAAACCCCACAGCATATCATCGATAAACTCTGTGAAAGCGCAAACAAAGACAAAACTTCTGGCTACTCAGTTTCAGCTGGAATTTACAAACTTCGCCTTGCCATTTGTAATTGGTATAAAAGAAAATACGGCGTTGAACTTGATCCAGAAACTGAAGCAGTAGCGACTATGGGTAGTAAAGAAGGCTTTGTAAATTTAGCAAGAGCTATCATCAATCCCGGCGATGTAGCCATAGTGCCTGATCCAGCTTATCCTATACATACTCAAGCCTTTATTATTGCTGGGGGCAATGTAGCCAAAATGCCTCTTCATTATAATGAACAATTTGAGCTTGATGAAAATAAATTCTTTGCTAGCCTTGAAACAGCTTTAAAAGAAAGCATACCACGTGCAAAATACCTTGTGGTAAATTTCCCACACAATCCTACCACTATAACAGCTGAAAAAAGCTTTTATGAAAGGCTTGTGGCTATGGCAAAAAAAGAACGTTTTTATATCATCTCAGATATTGCTTATGCTGAGCTTGCTTTTGGGGATTATAAAACGCCTTCTATTCTTGAGGTTGAGGGCGCTAAAGACGTAGCAGTTGAAGCTTATACACTTTCAAAAACTTACAATATGGCTGGCTGGCGTGTGGGCTTTGTCGTGGGTAATAAACGTCTTATAGCCGCACTTAAAAAGATTAAATCTTGGTTTGATTATGGTATGTATACACCTATACAAGTAGCAGCAACTATAGCACTTGATGGGGATCAAACTTGTATAGAAGAGATTAAAAACACCTATACAAAAAGACTTGATGTTTTAATAGACGCTTTTGAAAATGCAGGCTGGAGTTTAAAAAAATCCCGTGCAAGTATGTTTGTGTGGGCAAAACTTCCGCAAAGTAAAGCTCATCTTAAAAGCCTAGAGTTTTCAAAACAACTCTTACAAAATGCTGGTGTGGCGGTAAGTCCGGGCATTGGTTTTGGAGAAGCAGGTGATGAATATGTGCGTATAGCCTTGATAGAAAATGAAAACAGAATTCGCCAAGCTGCAAGAAATATCAAAAAATACCTCAAAAGTGAATAAAATATGAATATAGCGATCTTAGGCTATGGCACGGTTGGCTCAGCAGTTTGTGAAGCTTTGATACAAAATAAAGAGCTTATCAAAGCAAGATGTGGTAAGGAGCTAAAACCTGTCATAGCTCTAGCTAGAAGTGCTAAAGCAAATGCCTTAGTGCCTGTAGTGCAAGATATAAATGAGATTTTAAAGCGTGATGATGTAGACATTTTTGTCGAGCTTATGGGTGGGGTTGATGAGCCTTTTGCTATCATCTCAAAGCTTTTAAAGCAAGGAAAAGCTGTTGTAAGCGCAAACAAAGCCATGCTTGCTTATCATCGCTATGAGCTTGAAGAGCTTGCTAAAAATGCCTTTTTTGGCTATGAAGCTAGCGTTGCAGGAGGAATTCCTATCATTAAAATTCTCAAAGAAGGCTTAAGTGCAAACCAAATTTTAGGTATAGAAGGCATTTTAAATGGCACAAGCAATTTCATCTTAAGTTCTATGAATGAAAAAAACTGCAGCTTTGATGAAGCCCTAAAACAAGCCCAAAATTTAGGCTATGCTGAGGCTGATCCTAGCTTTGATATAAAAGGCATTGATGCAGCGCATAAGCTTTTAATCCTAGCCAGCCTTGCTTATGGGCTTAAACATAAGCCAGAAGATATTTTAATACAAGGCATTTATGAAATTTCAAGCGAGGATATGTATTTTGCAAGAGAATTTGACTTTACGATCAAACTTCTTGGCATAGCTAGGGCACAAAATGATAAGGTTGAGCTTAGAGTACATCCTGCTATGCTTGATAAAAATAGGCTCTTAGCTAAGGTAAATGGCGTGATGAATGCTATTAATATCAAAGGCGATATGCTCGAAGATAGCCTTTATTATGGTGCTGGAGCTGGTGGAAAGGCAACGGCTAGTGCGGTGATTTCTGATTTGATTGATTGTGCAAGAACTCGATCAAAAACTTCAATGCTAGGCTTTGAGCGTCAAATTCCTTATACTCTCGTGCCTCAAGATGAAATTTATACCAAATACTACCTTCGCCTTAAGGTTGAAGATAAAATCGGCGTTTTATCAAAAATCACTCAACTTATGAGTGAAAATCAAATTTCAATTGACAGCTTTTTGCAAAAGCCAAAGTCAAAAGTAGATCACAGCACACTTTTTTTTACCACACATCATACTTATGAAAAAAGCATTCAAACCCTTTTAAGCACACTTGAAAAACAAGATTTTATCAAAGCTAAGCCTTTTATGATGAGAATTCAAAGCTAAATGGGGCTTAAAGAGTATCTAAGTGGGATTTTAGGCGAGGATAAGGCTTGCGCTTATCTTAAAAAACAAGGCTTTGTTATATTACAGCGCAATTTTCACTCTAAATTTGGCGAACTTGACATCATCGCAAAAAAAGATGAAATTTTACACTTTATCGAGGTAAAAAGCACGCAAGGAGATTATGAGGTTGCATACAGACTTCATCAAAAAAAGTATGAAAAGTTACTAAAGGCTATTGATTTTTATTTCTTGCAGCAAGGCTTTATCAGTGATTTTCAAATCGATTTGCTTTGCGTCAAATCAAACGCCATAGATTTTAGAGAAAATATAAGTTTTTAAGGAAAAATTTTACTTTTTTAGCTTACAATAACACAAAAATTTTTAGGAGAAAACAAATGGGAAAATACATTGAACTTAATTCAAGCAATTTTGCGGAAGCTAAAAGCGGTGTAGCTTTAGTTGATTTTTGGGCGCCTTGGTGCGGACCTTGTAAAATGCTTTCACCAGTCATTGATCAGCTTGCTGAAGATTTTGAAGGCAAAGCTAAAATTTGCAAAGTCAATACAGACGAAGAACGCGAGCTTTCAGAACAATTTGATGTCCGCTCTATACCAACACTTATCTTTTTAAAAGACGGACAAGTCGTTGATCAGCTTATTGGCGCTCAATCAAAACAAGCCATCGCTGATAAACTCAACTCTTTACTTTAAGTTAAAAGCCACTTTTTTGTGGCTTTGCTTTCTTAAGCCTTTTTTCTTATCTTTACATTTTTTCTAAATAATAATTTTTATTAACAAATATTAAGAAAAAATTTACTATTATATTGTCAAAAAAACAAGGAGAAAATAATGTTAGATTTAGCGATTATCGGTGGAGGACCAGCTGGACTCAGTGCTGGACTTTATGCAACAAGAGGCGGACTTAAAAATGTAGTTATGTTTGAAAAGGGCATGCCCGGCGGACAAATTACCTCAAGTTCTGAGATAGAAAACTATCCCGGCGTTGCTCAAGTAATGGATGGAATGTCGTTTATGGAGCCTTGGAATGAACAATGTATGCGCTTTGGCTTAAAGCATGAAATGATAGCTGTAGAACAAATCAGCAAAAACGCTGATAACACCTTTACGATTAAGCTTGAGGGCGGAAAAAGCGAGCAGGCAAAAGCAGTCATCGTTTGCACTGGTTCAGCTCCTAAAAAAGCTGGTTTTAAGGGCGAGAATGAGTTTTTTGGCAAAGGTGTAAGCACTTGCGCAACTTGTGATGGCTTTTTTTATAAAGGTAAAGAAGTGGTTGTTTTAGGCGGTGGAGATACCGCACTTGAAGAGGCATTATACCTTGCAAATATTTGTTCTAAGGTATATCTAATCCACAGAAGAGCTGAATTTAGAGCCGCTCCAAGCACCACTGAAAAAGTTAAACAAAATACAAAAATCGAGCTTATCACTGAGGCAAGCATAGATGAAGTATATGGAGATCAAAAAGGCGTTTGTGGCGTAAAAGTCAAGCTTAAAGATGGCTCTATAAGGGATTTGAATGTGCCGGGGATCTTTACCTTTGTAGGCTTAGATGTGAGAAATGAAATTTTAAAACAAGACAATGGAAGCTTTTTATGCGATATGTGCGAGGGCGGACAAGTCAAAGTCAATCTCAAAATGCAAACAAATATA is drawn from Campylobacter sp. MIT 12-8780 and contains these coding sequences:
- a CDS encoding LL-diaminopimelate aminotransferase, which codes for MFEEIRFNTIERLPNYVFAEVNAIKMAARRAGEDIIDFSMGNPDGKTPQHIIDKLCESANKDKTSGYSVSAGIYKLRLAICNWYKRKYGVELDPETEAVATMGSKEGFVNLARAIINPGDVAIVPDPAYPIHTQAFIIAGGNVAKMPLHYNEQFELDENKFFASLETALKESIPRAKYLVVNFPHNPTTITAEKSFYERLVAMAKKERFYIISDIAYAELAFGDYKTPSILEVEGAKDVAVEAYTLSKTYNMAGWRVGFVVGNKRLIAALKKIKSWFDYGMYTPIQVAATIALDGDQTCIEEIKNTYTKRLDVLIDAFENAGWSLKKSRASMFVWAKLPQSKAHLKSLEFSKQLLQNAGVAVSPGIGFGEAGDEYVRIALIENENRIRQAARNIKKYLKSE
- a CDS encoding homoserine dehydrogenase, which produces MNIAILGYGTVGSAVCEALIQNKELIKARCGKELKPVIALARSAKANALVPVVQDINEILKRDDVDIFVELMGGVDEPFAIISKLLKQGKAVVSANKAMLAYHRYELEELAKNAFFGYEASVAGGIPIIKILKEGLSANQILGIEGILNGTSNFILSSMNEKNCSFDEALKQAQNLGYAEADPSFDIKGIDAAHKLLILASLAYGLKHKPEDILIQGIYEISSEDMYFAREFDFTIKLLGIARAQNDKVELRVHPAMLDKNRLLAKVNGVMNAINIKGDMLEDSLYYGAGAGGKATASAVISDLIDCARTRSKTSMLGFERQIPYTLVPQDEIYTKYYLRLKVEDKIGVLSKITQLMSENQISIDSFLQKPKSKVDHSTLFFTTHHTYEKSIQTLLSTLEKQDFIKAKPFMMRIQS
- a CDS encoding YraN family protein; this encodes MGLKEYLSGILGEDKACAYLKKQGFVILQRNFHSKFGELDIIAKKDEILHFIEVKSTQGDYEVAYRLHQKKYEKLLKAIDFYFLQQGFISDFQIDLLCVKSNAIDFRENISF
- the trxA gene encoding thioredoxin, whose product is MGKYIELNSSNFAEAKSGVALVDFWAPWCGPCKMLSPVIDQLAEDFEGKAKICKVNTDEERELSEQFDVRSIPTLIFLKDGQVVDQLIGAQSKQAIADKLNSLL
- a CDS encoding NAD(P)/FAD-dependent oxidoreductase, producing MLDLAIIGGGPAGLSAGLYATRGGLKNVVMFEKGMPGGQITSSSEIENYPGVAQVMDGMSFMEPWNEQCMRFGLKHEMIAVEQISKNADNTFTIKLEGGKSEQAKAVIVCTGSAPKKAGFKGENEFFGKGVSTCATCDGFFYKGKEVVVLGGGDTALEEALYLANICSKVYLIHRRAEFRAAPSTTEKVKQNTKIELITEASIDEVYGDQKGVCGVKVKLKDGSIRDLNVPGIFTFVGLDVRNEILKQDNGSFLCDMCEGGQVKVNLKMQTNIAGLFAAGDLRQDAPKQVICAAGDGAIAALSALAYIESLH